A window of the Brassica napus cultivar Da-Ae chromosome C5, Da-Ae, whole genome shotgun sequence genome harbors these coding sequences:
- the LOC106361644 gene encoding vacuolar protein sorting-associated protein 55 homolog yields MADIPRHLRACLDMGKIAFLAILVSGGIVLQILACALYNNWWPMLSVIMYVLLPMPLLFFAGSDSTSLFNESDNSWINAAKFMTGASAVGSIAIPVILKHAGLIGWGALAFDLSSYVVFIVAILSYICVGDDSDNYYSYI; encoded by the exons ATGGCAGACATACCTAGACACCTGCGTGCTTGTTTGGATATGGGGAAAATAGCTTTCTTAGCTATCCTTGTTTCTGGAGGAATCGTCTTGCAAATTCTG GCTTGTGCTCTGTATAATAACTGGTGGCCAATGCTAAGTG TGATAATGTATGTGCTTCTCCCAATGCCTTTGCTCTTCTTCGCTGGATCGGACAGTACATCTCTCTTCAATGAATCAGACAATAG CTGGATAAATGCAGCCAAGTTCATGACTGGTGCATCAGCAGTTGGAAGCATCGCCATACCTGTGATTCTAAAACACGCTGGACTCATCGGTTGGGGAGCATTAGCCTTTGATCTCTCTTCCTACGTTGTCTTCATTGTTGCTATTCTGAGTTACATTTGCGTAGGAGATGACAGTGACAACTACTACAGCTACATATAA